One window from the genome of Aptenodytes patagonicus unplaced genomic scaffold, bAptPat1.pri.cur scaffold_129, whole genome shotgun sequence encodes:
- the LOC143173580 gene encoding maestro heat-like repeat-containing protein family member 7, with translation MRQLLLCADVGTEEFAALYKAQRYLRHPSPVMLSLVLRGLITLSETPETARKIPVLLPDIMETLQDANADVKMKALVLLRNMMGHMKREEASVIALQLAEKLLPLFDDVSSQVRELSISFFEGVMKTVVGRNVKKMKKKVQRVLLPLFLHMNDQIESVAKKQSPAHPDALAGGQ, from the exons ATGCGACAG ctgctgctctgcgccgacgttggaacagaggagtttgctgccctgtacaaagcccagaggtacctgaggcatccaagcccggtgatgctctcgctggtgctgaggggcctcatcacgctttcagagacacccgagacg gcaagaaaaataccggtcctgctgccagacatcatggagaccctgcaggatgccaacgctgatgtcaagatgaaggccctggtactcctcaggaacatgatgggtcacatgaagagggaggaggccagcgtcatcgctctgcagctggcggagaagctcctgcccctctttgatgat gtgtccagccaggtgcgggagctctccatcagcttcttcgaaggcgtgatgaagactgtggtggggagaaacgtgaaaaagatgaagaagaaagtgcagagggtcctgctcccgctctttctccacatgaacgACCAGATCGAGAGCGTGGCGAAG aaacagagccctgctcaccccgatgCCCTTGCAGGGGGCCAGTga